The genomic DNA GGCTTCCAGTGGCCGCGGAACCAGCTCCACCAGTCGGACTTCGGCGTGATCTACGACTCCGTCGCCAGGCAGAACCCCTGCAACTTCGCTGAGATCTTCACCACCGACGGTCGCATCGGCGCGCTCGACCTGCTGGTGCTCGAGGACGATAAGAACGCCTTCATCAGCTACCTGTCCGCGGTCATGATGATGGAGGATTTCGCGAACGAGCACCCCGATCTCGCGGGTCTGTTCGAGGAGATCGGCGCGCCGATCACCGAGGACGTCATGATCGACCTCAACGAGCGTGTCGACGTCGGCGGGGAGTTCCCCGAGGACGTCGCCGAGCAGTACCTGCGCGAGCAGGGGTTCATCCGGTGACGGCGCCGCGCTGACGCGCCATCCGGCGCCGGAGGGCGTGGTCTGAAGGACCGTCAGGCCACGCCCCCGCGGCCGATGTTCGATCGGCTTCGATCGGCTGTCGTGTGCACGTGACGGGCCCTGCACGGGGCCCGCTGCCGACTCCAGCGGTCCACGGCCGTTCGTTGCGTCGCGCTACCGCTCCCTGGCGACCTGCTTGACGTAGTTGCCGAGCGTCTTGCTCATGGTGTGGATGTCGTGCTTGTCCCTCAGGTGTTCCTCCACGTCACGCTCGAGCTCCTCCTGCGAAGCCGCCCTGAAGCGCCCGCTGCAGTGGGCACCGGCGTCCACTCACCGGAACTCGTACGCCATCTCCGTTCCGTTCCGTCGGCTGCGTCCGGCCGTGAAGTGTGACCAGACGGTGCCGGGGACGGCAATACGTGTCATGTCCACATACCTGCCAGTCGCACCTAGGTCACTCAGGTAGCGAAGCGGTAGTGACCCGGACTACGTCACTCAGGTAGCGAAGCGGTCGTGACCCGGACTCCTAGGATGACCGCGCAGCCAACTGCCGGGAGATGCGATGGCGAGCGCCACGACGCACGGCTCAGGCGACCAGCGATCGGCGGACCGGATGGCGGACGAGGCCGCGCTGGGTCGGTTGCGGCGCCGTGCGTTGCGCCGTGCCGAGCAGGGGCTGGCTATCACACGCGACGAGGCCGCGTCGCTGCTGACGTGCCGCGGCGTGGAGCTCGAGCGCCTGATGTCGATCGCCGGGCGCATCCGCGACGCCGGCGGCTTCGTCACGGCCGACGGGCGTCGACGGGTCACCTACTCGCGGAAGGTGTTCATCCCGTTGACGCACCTGTGCCGCGACCGCTGTGGGTACTGCACGTTCGCGTGGCCACCCAAGCGTGACGTCCCCGCCTACCTCTCACCCGACGAGGTCGTCGACATCGCTCGTCGCGGCCAGGCGGCCGGGTGTAAGGAAGCGCTGTTCACGCTCGGTGACCGCCCCGAGGAGCGCTACCCGCGGGCACGACAGTGGCTGGAGGCGCACGGTTACGCCACGACGTTGGAGTACCTGCGGGCGGTCGCCATCCGGGTGATCGAGGAGACCGGCTTGCTGCCGCACCTCAACCCCGGCGTGATGACGTGGACGGAGCTCGCCACCTTGAAGCAGGTCTCGGCCTCGATGGGGCTCATGCTCGAATCGACGTCGCGGCGACTGCTCGAGAAGGGCGAGGCGCACTGGCGCGCCCCCGACAAGGATCCGCAGGCGCGGCTGCGCACGATCGAGGACGCCGGCCGGCTGTCGGTCCCGTTCACGTCCGGGCTGCTGATCGGCATCGGCGAGACGCTGGTCGAACGGGTCGACACCGTCCTGGCGCTCCGCGACCTGCAGCGCAAGTACGACCACCTGCAGGAGGTCATCGTCCAGAACTTCCGTGCGAAGCCGGGGACGGCCTTCCGCGATCGGCCAGAGCCGACGTTCGACGACCTGCTCGCCACCGTGGCGATGGCCCGGATCGTCCTCGGCCCGAAGGTTCACGTGCAGGCCCCACCGAACCTCTCGCCCGACCGGTACCCCGCGATCCTGCGGGCGGGGATCGACGACTGGGGAGGCGTCTCGCCGATCACGCCCGACCACGTCAACCCCGAGATGCCCTGGCCTGTCGTCGACGAACTGTCCCGCCGGTCCGCCGAGGAAGGGTGCCTCCTCGTTGAGCGCTTGACCGTCTACCCCGAGTACGTCCGGCGACCCGACCCGTTCCTGGCCGGGCGGATGCGCGGCCCCGTGGCGGCCCTGGCGGCACCCGATGGACTCGCCAGGCCCGGCCACCGCCCCCGACCCCACCCGTGGCAGGACCCCGACGGCCTCGCGACCCAGGCCATGACCGCTGAGATGCGGGCGGTCGTCTCCGGCGACGAGGCGGTCGGGTCGGCCGCCGATGGGCGGAACGTCCGCTCGGCCGACGACGAACACCAACGTGCCGTCTACGGAGACGTCCACTTCATCGCCGCCGGCGTGGTCTCGTCCAACCGTCCTCGCGAGCACGGCACCGCCCGCACCGCGATCCGCCGGGACGTCGCCGCGGCCCTCGCGAAGGCGCAGCGGGGCGCCGTCCTGGACGACGACGAGGCGTTGGCGCTGTTCGACACGACCGGTGTGGAACTCGAGGCGCTGTGTCGGGCGGCCGACGAGGTCCGCGCCGACCGGGTCGGCGACACCGTCACGTACGTGGTGAACCGCAACATCAACTTCACCAACATCTGCTACACGGGCTGCCGGTTCTGCGCGTTCGCGCAACGCCGCGCCGACCGCGACGCCTACAACTTGTCCCTCGAGGAGGTCGCCGACCGTGCGGAAGAGGCCTGGGAGGCTGGCGCCACCGAGGTGTGCATGCAGGGCGGCATCCACCCGGATCTCGGCGGCGCGTACTACTTCGAGATCCTCGACGCGGTCAAGCGCCGGGTCCCCGACATCCACGTGCACGCGTACAGCCCGATGGAGGTCGTCAACGGCGCCACCCGGCTGGGCGTCTCGATCCGCGAGTGGCTGCAGGAAGCGCGACACCGCGGGCTCGGGACGGTGCCCGGCACAGCGGCGGAGATCCTCGACGACGAGATCCGGTGGGTACTGACCAAGGGGAAGCTGCCCGCCGCCGCGTGGATAGAGGTGATCACCACCGCACACCAGGTGGGGCTGCGCTCGTCGTCGACCATGATGTACGGCCACGTCGACGAGCCGCGGCACTGGGTCGCGCACCTCAAGCTGCTGCGTTCGATCCAGGAAGAGACGGGGGGCTTCACCGAGTTCGTCGGGCTGCCGTTCGTGCACCAGCAGGCCCCGATCTACCTGGCCGGGGTCGCTCGGCCCGGCCCGACCTGGGAAGACAACCGCCGGGTGCACGCGGTCGCGCGACTGCTGCTGCAAGGCGCCATCGACAACATCCAGCCGTCGTGGGTGAAGATGGGCTTGGAGGGGGCCGTCACCATCCTGCAGGGCGGCGCGAACGACCTCGGCGGGACGCTGATGGAGGAGACGATCTCGCGCATGGCCGGATCCGAGCACGGCATCCGTCGGTCCCCCGAAGAGCTGCGCGCGACAGCCGCTCGCGCCGGCCGCCCCGCCGCGGAACGCACCACGACCTACGACCGGTTGGAGACCGCCGGGATCCGCTACCGCGTCGTTGCGACGGTCTGACGCCGGGGCGAGACGGCCATGCAGCGGTGGGCTGACCGGGCGCTCGCCGCTTTCGATGTTGGCAGCGACTCCCCGCTGGACCGCCACGTCGGGACTACGCTCCCGACGGTGGTGGAGGGGGACGAGCGTGGACGACAGTCTCTTCGTGCGGGGCGCGGACGAACCGGACGTCGAACGACTCTTCTCTGAGGCGGTCGAGCGGCAGGTTACCGAACAACGCGAACTCAACCGTCTCCTCGGTGACGCCGCCGAGCGCCTCGACGGGATGGAAGCCGTGTTGCGTGCACTGCGCGACAGTGCCGCCTCACAGGCGGTGGCGCTGCGGTCCGAGGTCCACGAGGCGCTCGGGCGGCTAGGGGAGGAGCTCGACGAGCGCTTCCGTCGGCTCGCCGAGGAGATCGACCGTCTCCGCCAGGCCAGCACCGACCACGCCGTTCGCCTGGTTCAGCTGGCGGAGTCGACCGAGGGCGCCGTCGCCTCCCTCGACGAACGCGCCGCCCGGCTCGATCAGGATGTGCAGCGGCTGGCGGACCAGCACGCCACACCCGACGACGACGTCGCCGAACGGGTCGAGACAGCCCTGTCCGACCTCGGCCGGGTGGTCCGGGGGACGATCGAGGCGGTCGAGCAGGAGCGCAACGCCGAGGTCGTCGGGCAGGTCAGGGACGTCGTCGCGCTCGTCTCCGACCGCCTGGCTGCCCTCGAACAGCAGGTGCAGAACGCGTCGTGGCGGACCGGCGAGGCCGTCACACCCGAGGCGGCGGAGCACCTGCAGGCGCTGGTGCAGGCGGTGGAGTCGGCGACCGACCGCACGACGGCGCTCGACCGGCGTGTGGAGGCGCTCGCCGACGAGTTCCGGGAACAGGCCGTGTCGCGGCGTGACGAGGACGCGGCTCGCCGTGAGGCGGACGCCCGGGAGCTCCTCGCCCAGCTCGGGGCGCGCGTCGACGCCGGTATCCAAGACACCGTCGTTGCGCTGCGCACGTCGCTGTTGAGCCGCCTGGCTGCCCTCGAAGAGCAGGTCGACAACGCGTCGTGGCGGACCGGCGAGGCCGTCATGGCCGGGGTGGAGGAGCGCCTCGCGGCGTTGGTCCGACCTGACGATGGCGACCGTCTCACGAGTCGGCTCGCCCAGGAGCTGGACGCTCGGGTGGCGGCGTTGGGGGAGCGGCTGGCCGCGCGGGTCGGCGATGATCGCGCCGAGGCGGTGCAGTACCTGCAGGCGCTGGTGCAGGCGGTGGAGTCGGCGACCGACCGCACGACGACGCTGGACCGGCGCATGGAGGCGCTCGCCGACGAGTTGGACGCACGGTTCGCCACCCAAGAAGCACAGTTACGAGCCGGCCGATTCGCGATCGAGGAGCACTTGACCGCGGCCGAGGAGCGACGTGTGATCGCCGATGCTGCGACCCGGGCAGCCGTCGACGAGCAGCTCACGACTTTCGTCGTCCGCGCCGACCAGCTGACCCGTGGCGTCCAGGAACGGACCGACGAGCTCCGCGCAGCGCTCGAGGCGCGCTTGGCGGAGGCGACCCGCCGCAGCGAGGACCACCTGGCGCAGGCCACCCGGATCAGCGAGGCCCAGTCGGCGCACCTCAGCCGCATCAGCGAGGCGATGCGAACAGCGCTCGACGCCACCCTCGAGCGGGTGGTCGCCGACCTCGACCGTCGCCTGCAGGCACTCGACGCCGGCCTCGACGAGCGACTGCCGCAGGTGCTGGAGGGGCACCGTCGCCAGCTCGCGGATGCGCTCACCACCGCCTTGGACCGCGGTGAGCAGCAACTGCGAGCCGCACATCAGGAGCTGCGCTCGGTCGGTGCTGAGGTCCAGGAGCTCGGGGCCGGACTGCAGGAACGTGTCGAGGCGGCGATCGAGGCGGCTGCGACCGACTTCCGACGCGGGACGCAAGAGGCGACGGAGGCGGTGCGCACGATCGGCGACGAGACTGCCGCCGACGTCCGCGCGGTCGGACTGCAGGCTGCCGGCAACATCCGGGTTGCGAGCGACGAGGCCGCCGCCGACGTCCGCTCAGCGGGCGAGCACGTGCAGCAGCTCGTCGACTTCGTCGGCCGAGTGGAGGCATCCCTGGTGGAGTACCTCGACGCCCGCGATCGCCGGCTCGAGCAGGAGCGCCATCGTGTGCTCCAAGAACTGGTCGAGGAGTTCGCCGCGGGGCTATCACGGCGGGAGACGCGGAAACTCGCGGGGCGTCTCGACGCTGCCCGAGAGCGGATCCTCGGCCACGAGCCCCCACCCGACCCCGAGCCGCGACCGGTCGGCGGGCGAGCTCTCCTCGACGCG from Actinomycetota bacterium includes the following:
- a CDS encoding DUF1059 domain-containing protein, whose protein sequence is MDAGAHCSGRFRAASQEELERDVEEHLRDKHDIHTMSKTLGNYVKQVARER
- a CDS encoding bifunctional FO biosynthesis protein CofGH, giving the protein MADEAALGRLRRRALRRAEQGLAITRDEAASLLTCRGVELERLMSIAGRIRDAGGFVTADGRRRVTYSRKVFIPLTHLCRDRCGYCTFAWPPKRDVPAYLSPDEVVDIARRGQAAGCKEALFTLGDRPEERYPRARQWLEAHGYATTLEYLRAVAIRVIEETGLLPHLNPGVMTWTELATLKQVSASMGLMLESTSRRLLEKGEAHWRAPDKDPQARLRTIEDAGRLSVPFTSGLLIGIGETLVERVDTVLALRDLQRKYDHLQEVIVQNFRAKPGTAFRDRPEPTFDDLLATVAMARIVLGPKVHVQAPPNLSPDRYPAILRAGIDDWGGVSPITPDHVNPEMPWPVVDELSRRSAEEGCLLVERLTVYPEYVRRPDPFLAGRMRGPVAALAAPDGLARPGHRPRPHPWQDPDGLATQAMTAEMRAVVSGDEAVGSAADGRNVRSADDEHQRAVYGDVHFIAAGVVSSNRPREHGTARTAIRRDVAAALAKAQRGAVLDDDEALALFDTTGVELEALCRAADEVRADRVGDTVTYVVNRNINFTNICYTGCRFCAFAQRRADRDAYNLSLEEVADRAEEAWEAGATEVCMQGGIHPDLGGAYYFEILDAVKRRVPDIHVHAYSPMEVVNGATRLGVSIREWLQEARHRGLGTVPGTAAEILDDEIRWVLTKGKLPAAAWIEVITTAHQVGLRSSSTMMYGHVDEPRHWVAHLKLLRSIQEETGGFTEFVGLPFVHQQAPIYLAGVARPGPTWEDNRRVHAVARLLLQGAIDNIQPSWVKMGLEGAVTILQGGANDLGGTLMEETISRMAGSEHGIRRSPEELRATAARAGRPAAERTTTYDRLETAGIRYRVVATV
- a CDS encoding helix-hairpin-helix domain-containing protein, with translation MDDSLFVRGADEPDVERLFSEAVERQVTEQRELNRLLGDAAERLDGMEAVLRALRDSAASQAVALRSEVHEALGRLGEELDERFRRLAEEIDRLRQASTDHAVRLVQLAESTEGAVASLDERAARLDQDVQRLADQHATPDDDVAERVETALSDLGRVVRGTIEAVEQERNAEVVGQVRDVVALVSDRLAALEQQVQNASWRTGEAVTPEAAEHLQALVQAVESATDRTTALDRRVEALADEFREQAVSRRDEDAARREADARELLAQLGARVDAGIQDTVVALRTSLLSRLAALEEQVDNASWRTGEAVMAGVEERLAALVRPDDGDRLTSRLAQELDARVAALGERLAARVGDDRAEAVQYLQALVQAVESATDRTTTLDRRMEALADELDARFATQEAQLRAGRFAIEEHLTAAEERRVIADAATRAAVDEQLTTFVVRADQLTRGVQERTDELRAALEARLAEATRRSEDHLAQATRISEAQSAHLSRISEAMRTALDATLERVVADLDRRLQALDAGLDERLPQVLEGHRRQLADALTTALDRGEQQLRAAHQELRSVGAEVQELGAGLQERVEAAIEAAATDFRRGTQEATEAVRTIGDETAADVRAVGLQAAGNIRVASDEAAADVRSAGEHVQQLVDFVGRVEASLVEYLDARDRRLEQERHRVLQELVEEFAAGLSRRETRKLAGRLDAARERILGHEPPPDPEPRPVGGRALLDALEADPRDEATSTTWGQHERATSWTTGATDAAVDQSGPELTGTPPHAHPGDHGADQPSAARRESLPGRTPASHGGDNGARSNLQAVLADVKGLGPSRTQALLDRFGTLEAIRAASIEDLIEVKGIGVATAREIRRSVRPRGR